ggacctacagtgatcatctagtccaactacAATGCTGTGTTTGCCCAGCCATCTGTTCTGCACATGAACAAGGCACTTTTTTTGGTAAATCTCTTAACAATATTAAATTTATAACAGGAGTTTAGGAAGCCAACACAGTGCTACACTTTTGCTTTCCTGGCCTAAATTGGAAAGTTTCTTACTTGGCTTGGTTAAGTGCGGGTTCACTGCCACTTGTTACCGGAGGTGGAAGATGAAACTGGACCCCTGGTCGGCGGTCAGAGAAACTTCTCTTCACAAACAGCTGAGGATTGGCAGCACCCGGGGACAGCTTTCTGGTGTGGTCTCCGGACTGCCGGAAAAGTGGACTGCTCTTTGGGGAAAACAGCGAAGCTTCAGGCGGGCTGGTCCCCTCTGCAGCAGGTTTTTTCGGTACCAGTGAAGGTTTGGCTTCGAATAAGGAAGAAGTGGCCCGGCAAAATATTGAACGGACATTGCTACCCCTCTTGGAGGATGGAAGGTGGTACCCCTCTCCAGCATCCAGCCCAGCTCTCGGCCCCTTGTAGGAGTGGGATGGGGAGgttggtggggagggggtgatGAGGAATGGAGGGGGGCTTGCCTCTTGGCCGTACGCTGaggagcccagcagctgctgcagcgtTGGTGAGCTTTCCTTGTGCCTCCCAGGAGGACTGAGAGGTTTTCGCTGTGGTGGCGGAGAGAGTGGCTTCTTCTGCAAAGGTGGGCTGGGCATCCTGGGGTTAGAGGGGGAACTGGGTTTCTTCTGCATGGTGGGTGATCTTGGTTGTGGGTTGCTAAAAGCCTGCAGAGAGTGCCTGTGGTGTGTTGGGGagctgaaaaactgtttctcagtTGGTGAAGAAGGAGTTCTTGTTGGAGATACGCTCCTGGAAAAAACtgacctttttttgtttctcccaTGCAAATCAGAAAAATTGTGCTTCTGGTGTTGCACTGAAGTCACAGGTGAACTGAgctctttgctttctgagcCGTTGCTGTCTGGTTTTGAAGCCTCACTGGGATTTTGAAGAGGAATAATTTTATGGGTTTGCTTGTACAAATCCGCAGCCTCTTTTCTCTGGGTTGCCAATATCTCCTCCTGGCTAGGTATGTGCAAGTTGGTAGGGTTCAGCTCCAGAGAGTACCTCTTCAGCTTCTTGTCCCCTGCTCCAGTATTCCTTAGACCTTTATTAGCGATTGCTCTAGGGCCACTGATATTTTTACTTGGCAATAAGTCAATGGACTGAAGGGAGCCTTTAATTTTTGGGGAAACCTGTGATCTCTTAGTAGCATGGAATTCTGTTTTGGCAGGATTTTTGGCATCTTCTGAAGAGTTTGCTTCTATTTGTGCAGTTTCTTCAGGCTCAGATAAGTCAAAAGAAGTGTCCATTAACATTTCAGTTGTTGGTGGTGGCAGATTCTCTGTGTCTTCATCAGTCTCTTCCTTTGTGTCCTTGCTTAGTTCttcagctggtgctggaggaaAGGCATTTGGAAAGCCTGAAGAAACTCTGTTGTTGTTTGAAGGATTTGTTCCTTCTACTGGCGAAATACgatgtttaatatttaaaggTGCCAGGCCTCTCTGAGAGGGAATGGTAGGTGGGATGACTGGAAGTTCAAATTTTCTGGTGCACTTTATTGGACCTAAAGTTCTTGAAGGTGCAGCTTTCAGAAGATCATCAGTAGGACTGAATGTTTCAATAAGCTTTTTGACAGACTGTCGGggggcacagcagctgccactgaGCATTTGTGCTCCAGGAGGCTCACCTCCTGATGTTTCCTGCATGGGCACAGTAACTGTTAAAGGCTGCCTGCTTCTTTTGACATCCAGGTGATGGGTGGGATTTCGATCAACCATGAATAAAACGGCTTTATCCTGGTTAGGCAGGATGTTGAAATTTTTTGAGAGGAATGCCTTCAGTTTGCTAGAGGACCTAGATGTAACTTGCTCATCCTGCAGATAAGGTGCTGTTCTTGATTTCCAAGGCTCTGGATTGCTATCTGTATCCTTGTCATGAAATATTTCCAGCCTTTTGCTGAGCTCTTTTTGAGTTCTCTGAAGCTCTAGGAGGGTTGGATCCTCTCCCTGGCTTCTGAGGGACTCCTCTGACCTGGACCGTTGCTGTTTCCTGTAGGTTTTCTGGCTGCCTGTTGCTGTACTTGGTCTTGCTGTTAGAACTGTTCTTCCACTCTCATCCTCTATCCATTCTTTATGCCTAGATTTAGCTGGGACAAATTTGATTTTTTCACTGATAGCATCCTTCATCTTCAGAATAATTTCCTCTGTATCTGCATTCTCTGTCCTATTGATGGACTGCCTTTGTGTGTTATCAGTGACTGCAGGTGAAGTCAGAGGCCTCCTCAGCAGAGCACCCTTCCCTGTTTCTGATAAACTTGTATTGTCATCATCCTCCCCCTGGGTGCTTCCTTGGTCATCGTCCTCGTCACAATCAGAAGGAAAATCTGTTGattcacagatttttaaatgttcacCTTCCTGAATAGAATCAGACTGGAAGAAGTTATAAGAATGGCTTTTGCTCAAGCTTGCATACTGGGACATGGTAGAAATGCCTTCTGGtactccaaactgacaagaagCGGCTCCCCTACTCTGCACGGATGaataaaatatatctttaaaatgccttttgagTGCATAATCATGGGATGTGGCTGTGTCCAGTAACACTGTTCCATCACACACATGCTCCACTGTTTTGGCGTGCTTTTGAGACAGATGTCCACGTGCACAGGAATCACAGCTTGCTTGTCCTGCATGCTGGCTGAGAACACTGAATTCCTTGAGGGATTCATTGTCCACGCCAATGCCACTATCCTCAGAACAGAGAGTTCTGTCATCACTGTGGAACTGAGAGGATCCCACTGCTGAGGCTTCAAGCAGCCTTACGACCTGTTGCAAGCGCCCATCAAAGCTTTGCTTCGCTTTCAGCTTTCCTTCCAAGTTGCTTGCAGCAGACTGCATGTATCTGCATGTCTCCTGCAGGGCACTGGAGGTGAGCGAGGCCAGAATCCCACTcagtaaatgcattttattgACCGTGTACTGCAGTAGTTGTTGCAGAAGGTCAGGTTGCTCCTTTAAATCACCTTTTTCTGCTGGCCATGACAGATTCCCACCTACATCTTTGAGAAGATTTTCTCCATCTTTGGCAATTTCTTCCAGGAGTTGATTGATTTCATCAAAGCGAAGCACAAGAAAGCTTACCATCTGCTGTAGGAAGAGCTGAGTTTGGGTAGCCTGGCTGGCCATGTGAAGTATAGTTTCATACTTGGAGATGCTGGGATTTAAGTAGGCGTATGCACTCTGATGAGCCTTAACAAGTAGATCTGGGAAATCTatctttttctctgtctcacATGGTGCCAAAATGGACTTTTCTTTACTTTTGCTAGGTCGACCTTGCTTTGCcagcttattatttttttgcttctttcctttctttagcATTTGCTTTGCATTGCTTTCAATCTTGTCATCCCAAATGAAAGCTGTTGTTTCTGATTCGCAGGAGCTTTGCTTTCTGATCTGTATGGCCTCAGTGATGTGGTTTTGAGACTCAATCAGTTCAGACATAACAACTTCAGCATCTATGGTTGTCCTCTCAATTTTCTTGTCTTCCCTGGAAATCTGGGGATCTGAATGAGCCTTGGAAGGTAACtgcaaattataatttttttcctgctctgacagtttatcctccttttctcccatgTAGTCTTTCCTCTGGATCCCATATTGGTGTAATTCATCAATATTGTAAAAAGATGAACCTTTAACCAGTAGAGGTATTCCTTTATCTCCTGGCTCAATACGCAAAACACTTTTGGGTTTATTTAAAGCCTTAAGACCACTTCTTGCAATAGTATTAGCAAGGTCACTGTGAGAGGGTGTGCAACCCATCCTTTCTCtggctgtattttttattaaaaatccaGATGAACTagggaaaacaagaaagaataGAACTCACTGTTTCATCCCGAACTGCAGGCTGGCCTTTTTCTCATGAGTTTTCCACCACATTCCCAGTTTTGCTGTCAGATTTCATTGTTGTTTGTCTCAAAATCTCACATGAGCTTAGTGCCAAGCATCTACTTTAACTTTTGTGCACTGTTCCAATGCACATTCCAATTAaggttttcttctttggttcaaaaaaaagaagtgtgaaaGCCTTGCTGGATTTAGAGCTAATGACTTAAGAGGACTTGCATGCCTCACTTCTGTCTTGACAGATGTCCACTACAAGTAAGATTTT
The Apus apus isolate bApuApu2 chromosome 3, bApuApu2.pri.cur, whole genome shotgun sequence genome window above contains:
- the PCARE gene encoding photoreceptor cilium actin regulator; protein product: MGCTPSHSDLANTIARSGLKALNKPKSVLRIEPGDKGIPLLVKGSSFYNIDELHQYGIQRKDYMGEKEDKLSEQEKNYNLQLPSKAHSDPQISREDKKIERTTIDAEVVMSELIESQNHITEAIQIRKQSSCESETTAFIWDDKIESNAKQMLKKGKKQKNNKLAKQGRPSKSKEKSILAPCETEKKIDFPDLLVKAHQSAYAYLNPSISKYETILHMASQATQTQLFLQQMVSFLVLRFDEINQLLEEIAKDGENLLKDVGGNLSWPAEKGDLKEQPDLLQQLLQYTVNKMHLLSGILASLTSSALQETCRYMQSAASNLEGKLKAKQSFDGRLQQVVRLLEASAVGSSQFHSDDRTLCSEDSGIGVDNESLKEFSVLSQHAGQASCDSCARGHLSQKHAKTVEHVCDGTVLLDTATSHDYALKRHFKDIFYSSVQSRGAASCQFGVPEGISTMSQYASLSKSHSYNFFQSDSIQEGEHLKICESTDFPSDCDEDDDQGSTQGEDDDNTSLSETGKGALLRRPLTSPAVTDNTQRQSINRTENADTEEIILKMKDAISEKIKFVPAKSRHKEWIEDESGRTVLTARPSTATGSQKTYRKQQRSRSEESLRSQGEDPTLLELQRTQKELSKRLEIFHDKDTDSNPEPWKSRTAPYLQDEQVTSRSSSKLKAFLSKNFNILPNQDKAVLFMVDRNPTHHLDVKRSRQPLTVTVPMQETSGGEPPGAQMLSGSCCAPRQSVKKLIETFSPTDDLLKAAPSRTLGPIKCTRKFELPVIPPTIPSQRGLAPLNIKHRISPVEGTNPSNNNRVSSGFPNAFPPAPAEELSKDTKEETDEDTENLPPPTTEMLMDTSFDLSEPEETAQIEANSSEDAKNPAKTEFHATKRSQVSPKIKGSLQSIDLLPSKNISGPRAIANKGLRNTGAGDKKLKRYSLELNPTNLHIPSQEEILATQRKEAADLYKQTHKIIPLQNPSEASKPDSNGSESKELSSPVTSVQHQKHNFSDLHGRNKKRSVFSRSVSPTRTPSSPTEKQFFSSPTHHRHSLQAFSNPQPRSPTMQKKPSSPSNPRMPSPPLQKKPLSPPPQRKPLSPPGRHKESSPTLQQLLGSSAYGQEASPPPFLITPSPPTSPSHSYKGPRAGLDAGEGYHLPSSKRGSNVRSIFCRATSSLFEAKPSLVPKKPAAEGTSPPEASLFSPKSSPLFRQSGDHTRKLSPGAANPQLFVKRSFSDRRPGVQFHLPPPVTSGSEPALNQANLEESPRKAGNSWNSPCVPEIKESNRSASHPELYVVGQGMQRE